CGAGCAGCTCGGGGTGGCGGTCAACACGGTCGCCCGGGCCTACCGGGAGCTGGAGACCGACGGGGTCGTGGTCACCGAGGGGCGGCGGGGCACGTTCGTGGCCTCGTCGGCCGAGGCAGGCAGCGACGAGGCCGGCCGGGCGGCTGCTGCCTACGCCGCGACCGCTCGGCGGCTGGGGCTGGGCCTGCCAGACGCCCTGCGCCTGGTCGAGCGGGAGTGGCCCCGTTGACACCCCCAGCACGTGCGACAGGGGAGGTTCCTCGGCAACGGGTGCCGGGGAACCTCCCCTGTCGATGAGCCAGGTCAGGCGGTGAGCCGGATCAGGCCTTGGTGTCGCCCTCGTCCTCGGTGACCTCGGCCTCGGCGACGACGCTCTCCTCCGGGGAGGCCTCGTCGATCATCTCGGTCGGGGTCTCCTCGACGGCGGTCTCCTCGGCGGGAGCCTCCTCGGCCGGGGTCTCCTCGGCCGAGGTCGCCGCCGCGGGGCGGGCAGCCTTCGGCGTCGGCGAGTAGGCCTCGGTGACGAGCTCGATCACGGCCATCGGCGCGTTGTCGCCCTTGCGGGGGCCGATCTTGGTGATGCGGGTGTAGCCACCGGGGCGCTCCGAGAAGGTCGGGGCGATCTCGGTGAACAGCACGTGCACGACACCCTTGTCGCGGATGGTCTTGAGGACCTCGCGACGGCTGTGCAGGTCACCCTTCTTGGCCTTGGTGATCAGCTTCTCGGCCCACGGGCGCAGGGCACGGGCGCGCGACTCCGTGGTCGTGATGCGGCCGTGCTCGAAGAGCTGGGTCGACAGGTTCGCCAGGATGAGGCGCTGGTGGGCAGGGCTGCCGCCGAGGCGGGGTCCCTTGGTGGGCTTGGGCATCGTGCTCTCTCTTCTCTCCGGCCGTACCAGGTACCGGGGTAGACGCATCCGGACTTGTCCGCGTGCGGTTTTCTCATGTCCCGGCCCTCACGGACCGGGGGACCGGGGGGCGGAGCCCCCCAGGGTGGGTCAGTACTGCTCGTCCTCGACGAACGCGTCGTCGTCGTCGTCGCCGTAGGCAGCCAGGGCCGCCTGCGGGTCGAAGCCGGGAGCGCTGTCCTTCAGCGAGAGGCCCATCTCGACGAGCTTGGCCTTGACCTCGTCGATCGACTTCGCGCCGAAGTTGCGGATGTCGAGCAGGTCCTGCTCCGAGCGACCGATGAGCTCACCCACGGTGTGGATGCCCTCGCGCTTGAGGCAGTTGTAGGACCGCACCGTCAGCTGCAGGTCCTCGACCGGCAGCGCCAGGTCGGCGGCGAGCTGCTCGTCGACGGGCGAGGGACCGATGTCGATGCCCTCGGCCTCGACGTTGAGCTCGCGGGCCAGGCCGAACAGCTCGACCAGCGTCTTGCCGGCCGACGCGATGGCGTCGCGGGGCCGGATCGAGGGCTTGGTCTCGACGTCGATGACGAGCTTGTCGAAGTCGGTGCGCTGCTCGACACGGGTGGCCTCGACCTTGTACGTCACCTTCAGCACGGGGCTGTAGATGGAGTCGACGGGCATCCGGCCGATCTCGTTGTCGGCGCCCTTGTTGAGCACGGCCGAGACGTAGCCGCGGCCACGCTCGACGACCAGCTCCATCTCCAGCTTGCCCTTGTCGGACAGGGTGGCGATCTTGAGCTCGGGGTTGTGGACCTCGACGCCGGCCGGGGGTGCGATGTCGGCGGCGGTGACGTCGCCGGCACCGGACTTGCGCAGGTACATCGTGACCGGCTCGTCGTGCTCGGAGGAGACGACCAGACCCTTGAGGTTCAAGATGAGCTCGGTGACGTCCTCGCGGACGCCCTCGACCGTCGAGAACTCGTGGAGCACGTTGTCGATCTTGATGCTGGTGACCGACGCGCCGGGGATGGAGCTGAGCAGCGTGCGCCGCAGCGAGTTGCCGAGGGTGTAGCCGAAGCCGGGCTCGAGCGGCTCGATGACGAACCGCGAGCGGAACTCGTCGACGGTCTCTTCCGAAAGGGTGGGGCGCTGTGCGATGAGCACTTGTTCTTTCCTTTCCGGGCCCACCCGCTATTTGACGGGCCCGAACTGCGATGTCGAAGGAAGATGGAGCAGGCCCCCCGTCCCCCCGCGGTGTGCACCACGGGGGGTCTGGGGCGAAGCCCAGCGGGGGTGGTCGGGGGCGGAGCCCCCGACGGTTTACTTCTTCGAGTAGTACTCGACGATGAGCTGCTCCTGGACCGGGATGTCGATCTGCGCACGCACCGGGACCTGGTGCACGAACACGCGCATCCGCTCCGGGTGCACCTCGAGCCAGGCCGGGACGACGCGCTCGCCGTGGGTCTCGCGAGCCACGATGAAGGGCGTCATCTCCAGGGACTTCTCGCGCACGTCGATGATGTCGTGTGCGGAGACCTGGTACGACGGGATGTCGACCTTCTTGCCGTTGACCAGGAAGTGGCCGTGGGCGACGACCTGGCGGGCGTGGCGACGCGTGCGGGCGAAGCCGGCACGGTAGACCACGTTGTCCAGGCGGCACTCGAGCATCTGCAGCAGGTTGTCACCCGTCTTGCCCGAGCGGCGCGAGGCCTCCTTGTAGTAGTTCAGGAACTGCTTCTCCATCACGCCGTAGGTGAAGCGGGCCTTCTGCTTCTCCTGCAGCTGTGTGCGGTACTCGCTCTCCTTGATGCGTGCACGACCGTGCGCACCGGGAGGGTAGGGACGACGCTCGAACGAAGCGTCGCCGCCGACGAGGTCCACGCCGAGACGGCGGGACTTGCGGGTCATGGGGCCGGTGTAACGGGCCATCTCTCAAAGTCTCCTGTTCTCTGACGCGGGTCAGACGCGCCGGCGCTTGGGCGGGCGGCAGCCGTTGTGGGGCGTGGGCGTGACGTCCTGGATGGTGCCGACCTCGAGGCCGATCGCACCCAGGGATCGGATCGCCGTCTCGCGGCCCGAACCCGGACCCTTGACGAAGACGTCGATCTTCTTCATGCCGTGCTCCATCGCCCGGCGACCAGCGGCCTCAGCGGCCATCTGCGCGGCGAACGGGGTGGACTTGCGCGAGCCCTTGAAGCCGACGGTTCCGGCTGAGGCCCACGCGATCACCGCACCGGTGGGGTCGGTGATGGTGACGATGGTGTTGTTGAACGTGCTCTTGATGTGGGCTTCGCCCTGAGCGACGTTCTTCTTCTCCTTGCGGCGCACCTTCTTGGCGCCGGCCGCGCTGCGGCTCTTGGGAGGCATAGGTGTACTCCTGGGTTAGCTGGTCGGTGAGTTCGAGATCGAAGTGCAGTGAGACGCCCGGAGGCGTGCGATCACTTGCTCTTCTTCTTGCCGGCGACCGTGCGCTTGGGACCCTTGCGGGTACGCGCGTTGGTCTTGGTGCGCTGGCCGCGGACCGGGAGGCCCATGCGGTGACGGCGACCCTGGTAGCTGCCGATCTCGATCTTGCGACGGATGTCGGCCTGGACCTCGCGTCGGAGGTCGCCCTCGATCTTGAAGTCGGCGTCGATGGCGTCGCGGAGCTTGACCAGCTCTTCGTCCCCGAGCTCGTGCACACGGGTGTTCGGGTCGACCCCGGTCTTCGCGAGCAGCTGCTGGGAGGAGGTACGGCCGATGCCGTAGATGTAGGTGAGTGCGATCTCGACGCGCTTGTCACGCGGGAGATCAACACCAACGAGGCGTGCCATGGTGGTGGCCTTTCCGTGGTTCGCAGAGGTGTCGGTCGTGACGCGTCCCGGCCCTCGTAGGACGGGCCCCGGCCTGCTGCTCCGGGGGTGATTTCACCGCTGTGCGGCTAAGCGTTCACGTATGGAGTGGTGCGGTGCTGCTGTGGTGCTGCGTGCGGCTCACCGGCCTGGGGCCGGCGCCTGCTCAGCCCTGGCGCTGCTTGTGGCGCGGGTTGGAGCAGATCACCATGACGCGGCCGTGGCGACGGATCACCTGGCACTTGTCGCAGATGCGCTTGACGCTGGGGCTGACCTTCATGTCGAGGTCCTTTCGTGGCTCCCGCCGGGAACCGTCGGCTTCGCTTACTTGTAGCGGTAGACGATCCGACCTCGTGTGAGGTCGTACGGCGAGAGCTCCACCACCACGCGGTCCTCAGGGAGGATCCGGATGTAGTGCTGGCGCATCTTGCCGCTGATGTGGGCGAGAACCTTGTGGCCATTGCTCAGCTCGACGCGGAACATGGCGTTGGGCAGGGCCTCCACGACGGAGCCCTCGATCTCGATCACGCCTTCTTTCTTTGGCATGTCCTCCACAATCTGTCGCATTTGTCCACCGTTTGGTGCACTGCTCCGACGGGTGTCGGTGCAGGTGGCCCGGGAACCTCCGGCGCGCGAGATGACCTCGCACTCCGGTGGACCTCGTGCAGCCGTTCCGCACCCCTCACCCGGACCACCGCGACCGTCTCTCTCGAGGGGTCAGATGCAGTGCTCGGGCAGCCGCGAGGCGCCACAGAACAGACCCACGTTGGGCCGACACGCCAGTTTAGACGCGGCCCGGACGGGATCCCTAATCAGGACGCCAGGAGCCGCAGGGTCTGCTCGCGAGCCGGCGAGCCGGACGGGTCCGTGCCGACGTACGCCGACCCGACCGGGTGCACCATCACCTCGTCGACGTCGTGCTGGGCCGCGAGGTCGGCGATGCGCGCACGGGCGGTCTCGGCGTCGCCGATCACCCAGCGCCGCGACATGGCCTCGACGAGCGGGCGCTGCTCCTCGGCGATGCCCACCTCCTCGGCCTCCTCGACGAGGCGCTGGGGGCCCAACGGCTGCCCGGTACGCAGCGCCAGCATCATCTGCAGGTGCGGGAGCGCCAGGCGCTGCGCCTCCTCGAGGGTCGGCGCGACCGCTGCGTTGACGGTGAGGAAGGTGCGCGGGGCGTCGAGCACCTCCGAGGGCCGGAAGCTCTCGCGGTAGAGCGCGAGGGCCTCGGCGGTCCCCTGGCCCGAGAAGTGGTGGGCGAAGACGTAGGGCAGGCCTCGCTCGGCGGCCAGGCGCGCCGAGTAGTCCGAGGAGCCCAGCAGCCACAGGGTCGGCACGCTCGCAGCGGCCGGCGTGGCGCGCAGCGCCTGGGAGCGACCCTGGACCGAGACCGTGACGCCGTCGGGGGCCATCATCGCCGCGACGTCGTCGACGTACTGCGGGAAGCGGGCGACCGCGTCCTCGCCCACGCCGCCCGCCCCGTGGCGCAGGGCGAAGGAGGTCACCGGGTCGGTGCCCGGAGCACGCCCGATGCCGAGGTCGATGCGTCCGGGGAAGGCGGCCTCCAGCAGGGCGAACTGCTCAGCCACCACCAACGGCGCGTGGTTGGGCAGCATCACCCCGCCCGAACCGAGCCGGATGCGACGCGTCGCCGCAGCGAGCATGGCGATCAGCACGGGCGGGTTGGTGGCGGCCACCGCGGGCATGTTGTGGTGCTCGGCCACCCAGTAGCGGCGGTAGCCCAGCTCGTCGGCGCTGCGGGCCAGCGACAGCGTCGCAGCGAGCGCATCGGCGGAGGTCTGGTCGCTGCGCACGGGCACCAGGTCGAGGACGGAGAGGGTCGGCGGGGTCACGTCCGGTGAGCGCCCGCCGACCGCCTCCTTATTCCACGGACGCGTGCTCGTCCTTCTTGGTCTTCGCCAGGCTCAGGACCGCCGTGAGGCCCAGCGCCACGAGGATGACCGCGAGGCTGAGGAGCGTGGGCACCTCCCAGGCGATGACCTCGCTCTCGTGCAGGGCATGGATGACGAGCTTGGCGCCGATCCAGGCCAGGATGAAGGCCAGGCCCAGCGACAGGTAGACCAGTCGCTCGAGCAGCCCGCCGATGAGGAAGTACAGCTGGCGCAGCCCCATGAGGGCGAACACGTTGGCGGTGAAGACCAGGTACGGCTCCTGGGTGATGCCGAAGATCGCCGGGATCGAGTCGAGGGCGAACAGCACGTCGGTGGTGCCCAGCGCGATGATGACGATCAGCATGGGCGAGGCGTAGCGGACCCCGTTGTCGCGGTAGAAGAGCTTCAGCCCCTCCCAGCGATCGCCCACGTTGAGGTGGTTCTGGGCGAAGACCACCAGGCGCGAGTCCTCGGGGTGCTCCTCCTCGTGCTTGCGGTAGGAGGAGATCAGCTTCACGGCGGTGTAGATGAGGAACGCCCCGAAGATGTAGAAGACCCAGCTAAAGTTCTCGATCAGCGCGTAGCCCACGGCGATGAAGACGCCTCGGAAGACCAGCGCCAGGATGATGCCCACCATCAGGGCTTCCTGCTGGTACTTGCGCGGGACCTTCAGCGCTGCCATCAGGACGATGAAGACGAAGAGGTTGTCGACCGAGAGGCTCTTCTCCACCACGAAGCCGGTGAAGAAGTCGACGCCGTACTCCTGCCCGTGGAAGCCCCAGGTCCAGAAGCCGAACACGACGGCGGCCGACATGTAGAGGACGAAGGCGACGGTGGATTCGCGCATCGTCGGCTCGTGCGGGTTGCGCGAGATGAGGATGACGTCGAAGAGCAGCACGGCACACGTGACGGTGATCGTGATGCCCCATTCGAGGGCAGAGACGTCCACAGGGTTCCTCCTGATAGGGATGACGGAGTGCCGAGGTCTCTCCCGCCGCGAGCGCGACCCACGGTCCCGGTCCGGTCAGAGGACCGGACGTGCTGACGAGACCGTGACGAAGGAATACTCCCCCCTGCGCGACCATCCTCGCACGCCACCGGTCACCCGGCCGCGCTCCGGGTCAGCGGCCGCCGAAGGGGACGCCGAGCTCGCCCAGCGCGGCCTCGCCGCCGTCGAGCGCGGTGAGGACCCACGTGCCGGTGGAGGTCAGGGTGAAGGTGTGCTCGTAGTGCGCCGAGTGGGTGCCGTCCACGGTGACGACGGTCCAGTCGTCCTCGAGGACGTCGGTGTCCTTGCCGCCCAGGGTGATCATCGGCTCCACGGCCAGGGCCAGGCCCTCGACCAGGCGCGGACCGCGGCCGGGCTTGCCGAAGTTCGGGACGTTGGGCGGCAGGTGCATCTGGGTGCCGATGCCGTGACCGACGTAGTCCTCGAGGATGCCGTAGGCACCCTGGGAGCGCACGTGGGTCTCCACGGCGTGCGAGATGTCGGTGACCCGGCCGCCCGGGCGGGCGGCGGCGATCCCCCGCCACAACGCCTCCTCGGTGGTGCGCATCAGCTCCTGCACGTCGTCGGCGACCGTGCCCACGGCGACGGTGAGCGCCGCGTCCCCGTGCCAGCCCTCAACGATGGCCCCGCAGTCGATGGAGATCACGTCGCCGTCGGCCAGGACCCGATCACCGGGGATGCCGTGGACGACCTCGTCGTTGACGGAGGCGCAGATCGAGGCCGGGAACCCGTAGTAGCCCTTGAACGACGGCGTCGCACCTCGTGAGCGGATGCTGTCCTCGGCGATCGCGTCGAGCTCGGCGGTGCTGATGCCGGCCCGGACCGAGGTCCGCAGCAGCTCCAGGGTGTGACCCACCACGAGGCCGGCCCGACGCATCAGCAGGATCTGCTCGGGCGTCTTGATCTCGAGTCCGCGGTCGCGCAGTCCCATCGAGTCGGTCCCGGCTCAGCTCTGGGGCGAGGAGTCGAGGGCGTCCAGGATGCGGCTGGTCACCTCGGCGACCTCGCCCATCCCGTTCACCTCGACGAGCAGCCCGCGCTCGCGGTAGACCTCGACCAGCGGCTCGGTCTGCTCGATGTAGAGCTCCTGGCGGCGACGGATGACGTCCTCGGTGTCGTCGGTGCGCCCCTCGGTCTGTGCACGCTGCAGCAGCCGCTGGACGATCTCGTCCATCTCCACCGTCAGCACCACCACGGCGTCGAGGCGGTGGCCGGTGGCCTCGACCATCGAGTCGAGCTCCTGGACCTGGGCCAGGGTGCGCGGGTAGCCGTCCAGGAGGAAGCCCGGCGCCGCGTCGTCCTCGGCGATGCGGTTGCGCACCATCGAGTTGGTCACCTCGTCGGGGACGTACTCCCCCGCGTCCATGTAGCGCTGGGCCTCGAGACCGAGCTCGCTGCCCTGCGAGACGTTGGCGCGGAAGATGTCGCCGGTGGAGATCGCGGGGACACCGTGGTGCTGGGCCACGAACGTGGCCTGGGTGCCTTTGCCGGCCCCGGGGGGGCCCATCAGGATCAGCCTCAACGCAGGAATCCTTCGTAGTTGCGCTGCTGGAGCTGGCTCTCGATCTGCTTCACCGTGTCGAGCGCGACGCCCACCATGATGAGGATGGAGGTGCCTCCGAACGGGAAGTTCTGGTTGGCATCGATCAGGACCAGGGCGATCAGCGGGATGAGTGCGATCAGACCGAGGTAGAGAGCGCCCGGCAGCGTGATGCGGGACAGGACGTAGGACAGGTAGTCCTCGGTCGGCTTGCCCGCCCGGATCCCGGGGATGAAGCCGCCGTACTTCTTCATGTTGTCGGCCACCTCGTGGGGGTTGAAGGTGATCGACACGTAGAAGTAGGTGAAGAAGATGATCAGCGCGAAGTAGGTGATCATGTAGAGCGGGTGGTCGCCGTTGACGAAGTAGCGGCTGACGAAGGTGATCCAGCCCGACCCGGCGTCCTGGTTGAACTGCACCGCCATCGCGGGCAGGTACAGCAGCGACGAGGCGAAGATGACCGGGATGATGCCGGCCTGGTTCACCTTGAGCGGGATGTAGGTCGAGGAGCCGCCGAACATCTTGCGCCCGACCATCCGGCGTGCGTACTGCACGGGGATCCGGCGCTGCGCCTGCTCGATGAAGATGACCGCGGCCACGATGACGAGTCCGATGGCCATCACGACCCCGAACATCCACCAGCCCTGCGACTTCTGGACCTCCCAGAGCGCGGCCGGGAAGGTCGCCACGACCTGGCAGAAGATCAGGATCGACATGCCGTTGCCGACGCCCCGCTCGGTGATCAGCTCACCGAGCCACATGATGACGGCGGTACCCGCGGTCATGGTGATCACCATGACCAGGAAGGTCGACGTGCTGTCGTCGTGCAGCAGTGGGAGCTCGCACTGCAGGAGGTTGCCCGAGCGGGCCAGCGCGACGATGCCGGTGGCCTGCAGCAGGGACAGCCCCAGGGTCAGGTAGCGGGTGTACTGCGTGATCTTGGTCTGCCCGGCCTGCCCCTCCTTCTTCAGCGCCTCGAGTCGCGGGATGACCACGACGAGCAGCTGCAGGATGATGCTGGCCGTGATGTACGGCATGATCCCGAGCGCGAAGATCGTCAGCTGGAGCAACGCTCCGCCCGAGAACAGGTTGACCAGGCTGTAGAGGCTCGCGTTCTCCCCCTGCGAGGCCAGGTCGATGCACTGCTGCACGTTGGCGACGTTCACGCCCGGTGCCGGGATCTGGGACCCGGCCCGGAAGATCACGATGATCATCAGGACGAACAGCAGCTTGCGCCGCAAGTCCGGCGTCCTGAAAGCGTTGGCGAAAGCGCCTAGCACGAGATCCTCTTTCTCCACACAGAATGACGGCTCCCCGGGATGACCCAGGAAGCCTCGCGAAGCCTAACAGTCGGACGAGGGCTCGACGTCACGGTCCCCGCCGCAGACGTGCCCGGCGTGGCTCCACCGACGACGAAGGGCGCGGGAGGCCGCCTGGTGGCGGCGCACTCCCGCGCCCTCATCGTGATGTCGCCGAGGCTCAGACCGTGGTGGTCGAGCCGCCGGCAGCCTCGATCTTCGACACGGCCGAGGCCGAGAACGCCTGAGCGCTCACGTCGACCTTGACCGAGATCTCGCCCTGGCCCAGCACCTTGACGGGGTGACCGTCGCGGACTGCGCCCTTGGCCACCAGGTCCTCGACGGTGACGGTGCCACCCTCGGGGAACAAGGAGTCCAGGCGGTCCAGGTTGACGACCTGGAACTCGATCTTGAAGGGGTTCCTGAAGCCCTTGAGCTTCGGGAGCCGCATGTGGATGGGCATCTGGCCACCCTCGAACGCGACCGGGACCTGGTACCGGGCCTTGGTGCCCTTGGTACCGCGACCCGAGGTCTTGCCCTTGGAGCCCTCACCGCGACCCACGCGGGTCTTGGCAGTCTTGGCGCCCGGGGCCGGGCGCAGGTGGTGCAGCTTGAGCGTCATGTCACTCGACCTCCTCGACCGTCACCAGGTGACGGACGGTGTTGACCATGCCCCGGATCTCCGGACGGTCCTCCTTGACGACCACGTCGCCGATCCTCTTCAGACCGAGCGAGCGCAGCGTGTCGCGCTGGTTGGCCTTGAGGCCGACCAGGCCCTTGTTCTGCTGGACCTTGAGCTGTGCCATCAGGAGGACACCTCCAGCGACACACCGGCCGGAACCTCGTTGCGCGCCCGGAGCATCGCCGCCGGGGCGACGTCCTCGACCCGCATGCCGCGGCGAGCGGCCACGGCCTCGGGCTGCTCGAGCATCTGCAGGGCCGCCACCGTGGCGTGCACGATGTTGATCTGGTTCGACGACCCCAACGACTTGCTCAGGATGTCGTGGATGCCGGCCGCCTCGAGGACCGCACGCACCGGGCCACCGGCGATCACACCGGTACCAGGAGCGGCGGGACGCAGCATGACCACGCCGGCCGCCTTCTCACCCTGGACGGGGTGAGGGATGGTGCCCTGGATACGAGGAACGGGGAAGAAGTTCTTCTTCGCCTCCTCGACGCCCTTGGCGATCGCCGCGGGCACCTCCTTGGCCTTGCCGTAGCCGACGCCGACCAGACCATCACCGTCGCCGACGACCACGAGGGCGGTGAAGCTGAAGCGACGACCACCCTTCACGACCTTGGCGACACGGTTGATCGCAACGACGCGCTCGATGTAGGCGGTCTTGTCCGCGCCCTGACCGCGACGGTCGTCACGTCCACGGCGCTCGCCACCACGCTGTTGTCCGCGCTGGGCTCCGCTCATGAGACTTTCCTCTTCTCTGTTGTTGCTTGACGTGCGATCAGAAGCTCAGGCCGCCCTCGCGGGCGCCGTCCGCAAGGGCCGCGACGCGACCGTGGTACTTGTTGCCGGCGCGGTCGAAGACGACCCCGTCGACACCGGCAGCCTTGGCGCGCTCGGCGACGAGCTCGCCGACCTTCTTCGCCTTGGCGGTCTTGTCGCCCTCGAAGCCACGCAGGTCGCCCTCCATGGTGGAGGCGCTGGCCAGCGTCTGGCCGACCAGGTCGTCAACGACCTGGACGGAGATGTGCTTCGAGCTGCGGGTCACGACCAGGCGCGGGCGCTCAGAGGTGCCGTGCACCTTCTTGCGACCACGCATCTGACGGCGCAGGCGAGCGCGGGTGCGCGTCGCGGTGTGCTTGTTGTTCGACAGCGAGATACCCATGGGTCACTTACCAGCCTTTCCGACCTTGCGGCGGACCTGCTCGCCGGCGTAACGAACGCCCTTGCCCTTGTAGGGCTCCGGCTTGCGAAGCTTGCGGATGTTGGCCGCAACCTCGCCGACGAGCTGCTTGTCGATGCCCTGGACACCGAGCTTGGTGGGGCCCTCGACGGTGAAGCTGATGCCCTCGGGCGCGTCGAAGATGATCGGGTGCGAGTAGCCGAGCTGGAACTCCAGCTGGGCGGGGCCCTTCGACAGGACGCGGTAACCCACGCCCACGATCTCGAGCTTCTTCTCGTAGCCGTCGGTGACACCGACGACCATGTTGTTGACCAACGTGCGGGTCAGTCCGTGCAACGAGCGCGACTCGCGCTCGTCGTCAGGACGCTTGACGTCGAGGACGCCGTCACCCTGCTCGACGGTGATCGGGGACGCCACGGTGTGCGAAAGGGTTCCCTTGGGGCCCTTCACAGTCACCTGCGGTCCGTCGATCGCCACGTCGACACCGGACGGGACCGCGACGGGGAGCTTGCCAATGCGCGACATGCTTTCGTTCTCCTATCTCGGTCTCGTCGTCACCAGACGTAGGCGAGGACTTCCCCACCTACGCCCTTCTGGTTTGCCTGGCGGTCGGTCAGCAGGCCCTGGCTCGTCGAGATGATCGCGACGCCCAGTCCGCCCAGCACCTTCGGGAGACCCGTGTGCTTGGCGTAGACCCGCAGGCCGGGCTTGCTGATCCGGCGAACGCCCGCGAGGGAGCGCTCCCGGTTCCGGCCGTACTTGAGAGTGATGTGCAGCGTCTTGCCGACCTCGCCCTCAGCGGGCTCGGCCACCTCGAAGGAGGCGATGTAGCCCTCCTGCTTGAGGATCTCAGCAACACCCTGCTTGAGCTTGCTGTACGGCATCGTCACATCATCGTGGAACGCCTGGTTGGCGTTGCGCAGACGGGTAAGCATGTCTGCGATCGGGTCAGTCATCGTCATGGCCGCGAGGCCCTTTCTCCACCGTGGTATCGCCCCT
This Nocardioides dokdonensis FR1436 DNA region includes the following protein-coding sequences:
- a CDS encoding LLM class flavin-dependent oxidoreductase, encoding MTPPTLSVLDLVPVRSDQTSADALAATLSLARSADELGYRRYWVAEHHNMPAVAATNPPVLIAMLAAATRRIRLGSGGVMLPNHAPLVVAEQFALLEAAFPGRIDLGIGRAPGTDPVTSFALRHGAGGVGEDAVARFPQYVDDVAAMMAPDGVTVSVQGRSQALRATPAAASVPTLWLLGSSDYSARLAAERGLPYVFAHHFSGQGTAEALALYRESFRPSEVLDAPRTFLTVNAAVAPTLEEAQRLALPHLQMMLALRTGQPLGPQRLVEEAEEVGIAEEQRPLVEAMSRRWVIGDAETARARIADLAAQHDVDEVMVHPVGSAYVGTDPSGSPAREQTLRLLAS
- the rpmJ gene encoding 50S ribosomal protein L36, which codes for MKVSPSVKRICDKCQVIRRHGRVMVICSNPRHKQRQG
- a CDS encoding adenylate kinase; the encoded protein is MRLILMGPPGAGKGTQATFVAQHHGVPAISTGDIFRANVSQGSELGLEAQRYMDAGEYVPDEVTNSMVRNRIAEDDAAPGFLLDGYPRTLAQVQELDSMVEATGHRLDAVVVLTVEMDEIVQRLLQRAQTEGRTDDTEDVIRRRQELYIEQTEPLVEVYRERGLLVEVNGMGEVAEVTSRILDALDSSPQS
- the rpsM gene encoding 30S ribosomal protein S13, with amino-acid sequence MARLVGVDLPRDKRVEIALTYIYGIGRTSSQQLLAKTGVDPNTRVHELGDEELVKLRDAIDADFKIEGDLRREVQADIRRKIEIGSYQGRRHRMGLPVRGQRTKTNARTRKGPKRTVAGKKKSK
- the infA gene encoding translation initiation factor IF-1, with protein sequence MPKKEGVIEIEGSVVEALPNAMFRVELSNGHKVLAHISGKMRQHYIRILPEDRVVVELSPYDLTRGRIVYRYK
- the rplQ gene encoding 50S ribosomal protein L17, translating into MPKPTKGPRLGGSPAHQRLILANLSTQLFEHGRITTTESRARALRPWAEKLITKAKKGDLHSRREVLKTIRDKGVVHVLFTEIAPTFSERPGGYTRITKIGPRKGDNAPMAVIELVTEAYSPTPKAARPAAATSAEETPAEEAPAEETAVEETPTEMIDEASPEESVVAEAEVTEDEGDTKA
- the rpsD gene encoding 30S ribosomal protein S4 → MARYTGPMTRKSRRLGVDLVGGDASFERRPYPPGAHGRARIKESEYRTQLQEKQKARFTYGVMEKQFLNYYKEASRRSGKTGDNLLQMLECRLDNVVYRAGFARTRRHARQVVAHGHFLVNGKKVDIPSYQVSAHDIIDVREKSLEMTPFIVARETHGERVVPAWLEVHPERMRVFVHQVPVRAQIDIPVQEQLIVEYYSKK
- the secY gene encoding preprotein translocase subunit SecY translates to MLGAFANAFRTPDLRRKLLFVLMIIVIFRAGSQIPAPGVNVANVQQCIDLASQGENASLYSLVNLFSGGALLQLTIFALGIMPYITASIILQLLVVVIPRLEALKKEGQAGQTKITQYTRYLTLGLSLLQATGIVALARSGNLLQCELPLLHDDSTSTFLVMVITMTAGTAVIMWLGELITERGVGNGMSILIFCQVVATFPAALWEVQKSQGWWMFGVVMAIGLVIVAAVIFIEQAQRRIPVQYARRMVGRKMFGGSSTYIPLKVNQAGIIPVIFASSLLYLPAMAVQFNQDAGSGWITFVSRYFVNGDHPLYMITYFALIIFFTYFYVSITFNPHEVADNMKKYGGFIPGIRAGKPTEDYLSYVLSRITLPGALYLGLIALIPLIALVLIDANQNFPFGGTSILIMVGVALDTVKQIESQLQQRNYEGFLR
- a CDS encoding DNA-directed RNA polymerase subunit alpha; protein product: MLIAQRPTLSEETVDEFRSRFVIEPLEPGFGYTLGNSLRRTLLSSIPGASVTSIKIDNVLHEFSTVEGVREDVTELILNLKGLVVSSEHDEPVTMYLRKSGAGDVTAADIAPPAGVEVHNPELKIATLSDKGKLEMELVVERGRGYVSAVLNKGADNEIGRMPVDSIYSPVLKVTYKVEATRVEQRTDFDKLVIDVETKPSIRPRDAIASAGKTLVELFGLARELNVEAEGIDIGPSPVDEQLAADLALPVEDLQLTVRSYNCLKREGIHTVGELIGRSEQDLLDIRNFGAKSIDEVKAKLVEMGLSLKDSAPGFDPQAALAAYGDDDDDAFVEDEQY
- a CDS encoding TerC family protein; amino-acid sequence: MDVSALEWGITITVTCAVLLFDVILISRNPHEPTMRESTVAFVLYMSAAVVFGFWTWGFHGQEYGVDFFTGFVVEKSLSVDNLFVFIVLMAALKVPRKYQQEALMVGIILALVFRGVFIAVGYALIENFSWVFYIFGAFLIYTAVKLISSYRKHEEEHPEDSRLVVFAQNHLNVGDRWEGLKLFYRDNGVRYASPMLIVIIALGTTDVLFALDSIPAIFGITQEPYLVFTANVFALMGLRQLYFLIGGLLERLVYLSLGLAFILAWIGAKLVIHALHESEVIAWEVPTLLSLAVILVALGLTAVLSLAKTKKDEHASVE
- the rpsK gene encoding 30S ribosomal protein S11: MPPKSRSAAGAKKVRRKEKKNVAQGEAHIKSTFNNTIVTITDPTGAVIAWASAGTVGFKGSRKSTPFAAQMAAEAAGRRAMEHGMKKIDVFVKGPGSGRETAIRSLGAIGLEVGTIQDVTPTPHNGCRPPKRRRV
- the map gene encoding type I methionyl aminopeptidase, which encodes MGLRDRGLEIKTPEQILLMRRAGLVVGHTLELLRTSVRAGISTAELDAIAEDSIRSRGATPSFKGYYGFPASICASVNDEVVHGIPGDRVLADGDVISIDCGAIVEGWHGDAALTVAVGTVADDVQELMRTTEEALWRGIAAARPGGRVTDISHAVETHVRSQGAYGILEDYVGHGIGTQMHLPPNVPNFGKPGRGPRLVEGLALAVEPMITLGGKDTDVLEDDWTVVTVDGTHSAHYEHTFTLTSTGTWVLTALDGGEAALGELGVPFGGR
- a CDS encoding GntR family transcriptional regulator codes for the protein MSVLPLDPGSSEPPFEQLRRQVATRAAAGELAPGTRLPTVRGLAEQLGVAVNTVARAYRELETDGVVVTEGRRGTFVASSAEAGSDEAGRAAAAYAATARRLGLGLPDALRLVEREWPR